A genomic window from Vanessa cardui chromosome Z, ilVanCard2.1, whole genome shotgun sequence includes:
- the LOC124543276 gene encoding uncharacterized protein LOC124543276, translating into MKRGGLLIALYVLQTVSAVKVKVIMHSDQEDSRADEDETQTESWDSRKKVEITMLPFLKKAHRAKQIEFEEEKQTEKPKQMHPNEMLFPLIYRQNHINSMFKFGENWYTWSNEKRTDGSKAVSYYICYDEPKHCDEIGWERTDTIPKCAFQIEALTPDDRACINGFGVESRANSACDGGEQMKVSEIVRSCGPRIRSLWRFVRVGLRPTSAVKPADVNSLVCEDEDECYLSVEYRIHHDRITFSLHEPSRGQTFKSALKRDVNEDDKTVTESHAKSAHKGKKVEIAKNKKNHMRNRKVAEGKGVVKDRDNSEYTNRRQDKNKIKIREDISEDVSE; encoded by the exons ATGAAACGAGGCGGACTTCTCATAGCACTCTATGTCCTACAAACCGTTTCAGCAGTTAAGGTCAAAGTAATAATGCATTCTGATCAAGAAGACTCGAGAGCAGATGAAGACGAAACGCAAACAGAGTCGTGGGATTCGAGGAAGAAAGTCGAAATAACTATGCTCCCGTTCCTAAAGAAAGCTCACAGGGCAAAGCAGATAGAATTCGAGGAGGAGAAACAAACCGAGAAGCCAAAACAGATGCACCCCAACGAAATGCTGTTTCCGTTAATATATCGACAGAACCATATAAACAGCATGTTCAAATTCGGTGAGAATTGGTACACTTGGTCGAATGAGAAACGAACGGACGGGTCGAAGGCAGTCAGCTATTACATTTGCTACGACGAACCGAAGCACTGCGACGAAATCGGATGG GAGCGAACGGACACAATACCAAAATGCGCATTCCAAATAGAGGCGCTTACACCCGACGACCGCGCTTGCATCAACGGCTTCGGCGTGGAGTCGCGCGCTAATTCCGCTTGCGACGGCGGAGAACAGATGAAG GTTAGCGAGATTGTACGCTCGTGCGGGCCGAGGATACGTTCGCTATGGCGCTTCGTGCGAGTAGGACTCCGACCCACCAGTGCAGTTAAACCTGCCGACGTCAATTCACTCGTCTGTGAGGATGAAGACGAATGCTACCTCAGTGTAGAATACAGG ATTCACCACGACAGAATAACATTCTCGCTACACGAACCCAGCCGCGGGCAGACGTTTAAGAGCGCTCTGAAGCGTGACGTCAACGAAGACGATAAGACTGTCACGGAGAGCCACGCGAAATCAGCACACAAGGGGAAAAAAGTGGAAATCGCAAAGAATAAGAAAAACCACATGAGGAACAGGAAAGTAGCCGAAGGAAAGGGTGTGGTGAAGGATCGGGATAACTCAGAATACACGAACCGCAGGCAGGACAAGAATAAGATCAAGATTAGGGAGGATATTTCCGAAGACGTGTccgaataa
- the LOC124543002 gene encoding discoidin domain-containing receptor 2-like isoform X3, whose translation MRVELYGCYWSVGIVSYSMPKGDKRSNGVELTDMIYDGQWGDELRGGLGQLVDGQFGGDEIREAAKTSAWVGWRNDSRPNPPVVIFEFDKVREFSAVHLYCNNKFMRDVQVFSEAIISFSIGGRHFQDEPIRYTTNEDNIFESSRNVSIKLHHRIGKWVRIELHFSARWILISEVLFDSDVAQGNYTPEILKPTGTKDKAKAPPTKDLPISTAHQEDPLYMAIVVGVLTALVILLAVAVFLIIHRHRHRKCFASPLAKTTIAQKRTVADNYNPCGTSMLPDNKMIIDCPLDVKSDEYQEPYQALKCAPYFSYSTVLLEMKDFVKDSNTALSDSSNYDYAVPELSSAPLLTKRRLADSLSDRATDLVSDHMETLDLDTRRSAAGSIRSKHSTRSPSQQEVLIDLKRRLDNTNVIEFPRHRLRMISKLAEGAFGTVYVAEADGVPEYNGTITSEKRLVAVKFLCHDASAKERYIMEDFERDVRILAALSSPHLARVLGACRSPPLAVVLEYLELGDLCAFLRTSPPGSVSTGTLLHITTQISAGMHYLESLNFVHRDLATRNCLIGKGYQIKISDFGTDNDAYACDYYKVDGRIPLPLRWAAWESVLRGKYTTKSDVWAFAVTLHEIFTICRRRPYEHLTEAEVLENLSHLQADDGLFECIDRCPGLPRDIYELMCECWRRDELERPTFAEIHLFLQRKGLGYATS comes from the exons TTGGCATCGTTTCGTATTCGATGCCGAAAGGCGACAAGAGGAGCAATGGCGTCGAGCTGACGGACATGATATATGATGGGCAGTGGGGGGACGAGTTGCGAGGCGGTCTGGGGCAGCTCGTCGACGGGCAGTTCGGCGGCGACGAGATACGGGAGGCGGCCAAGACCTCCGCCTGGGTGGGTTGGCGTAACGACTCGAGGCCCAATCCGCCGGTCGTCATCTTCGAATTCGATAAAGTGAGGGAGTTCAGCGCGGTGCACTTGTACTGCAACAATAAGTTCATGAGGGATGTGCAG GTGTTCTCCGAGGCGATCATATCGTTTTCCATCGGAGGCCGGCACTTCCAAGACGAGCCGATCCGGTACACGACGAATGAGGACAATATCTTCGAGAGTTCCCGTAACGTCAGCATCAAGCTGCACCACCGCATCGGGAAGTGGGTGCGGATTGAACTGCATTTCTCGGCGCGGTGGATACTCATCAGCGAGGTGCTTTTCGACTCTG ATGTCGCTCAAGGCAACTACACGCCAGAGATCTTAAAGCCGACCGGTACTAAGGACAAAGCGAAAGCGCCTCCCACAAAGGACTTGCCGATATCCACCGCGCACCAAGAAGACCCGCTTTACATGGCGATCGTCGTAGGAGTCTTGACCGCGCTCGTGATACTCCTGGCCGTCGCAGTATTCCTCATCATTCACAGACACAGACATAGGAAATGCTTCGCGTCACCACTGGCTAAAACTACGATAGCGCAAAAGAGGACGGTCGCAGACAATTATAACCCTTGCGGTACATCCATGTTGCCCGACAATAAGATGATAATCGACTGCCCGCTGGACGTCAAGTCCGACGAGTACCAGGAGCCGTATCAGGCCCTCAAGTGCGCTCCGTACTTCAGCTACAGTACGGTCTTGCTCGAGATGAAGGATTTCGTTAAGGACTCCAATACAGCTCTGTCAG ATAGCTCCAACTACGACTACGCTGTGCCGGAACTGAGTTCGGCCCCGCTCCTCACAAAGCGGAGGTTGGCAGACAGTCTGTCCGACCGCGCCACCGACCTCGTCAGCGACCATATGGAGACTCTAGACCTCGACACCAGGCGCTCAGCGGCCGGCTCGATACGTTCTAAGCACAGCACTAGG TCTCCCAGTCAACAAGAGGTACTGATAGATCTCAAGCGTCGCTTGGACAACACCAACGTCATTGAGTTCCCGAGACACCGACTCCGCATGATCTCCAAGCTGGCTGAGGGTGCATTCGGCACT GTATACGTAGCGGAAGCAGACGGCGTGCCGGAGTACAACGGTACCATCACCTCGGAGAAGCGGCTGGTGGCGGTCAAGTTCCTCTGCCACGACGCTTCCGCGAAGGAGAGGTATATCAT GGAGGATTTCGAGAGAGATGTGCGCATTCTCGCTGCGCTGTCGTCGCCTCATCTCGCGAGAGTGTTGGGAGCGTGTCGGTCCCCACCGTTGGCCGTCGTCCTGGAGTACTTGGAACTAG GCGACCTGTGCGCGTTCCTGCGCACGTCTCCGCCCGGCAGCGTGAGCACGGGCACGCTTCTGCACATCACGACGCAAATCTCGGCGGGCATGCACTACCTCGAGTCGCTCAACTTCGTGCACAGAGACCTCGCTACGAG GAATTGTCTGATCGGGAAgggttatcaaataaaaataagcgaCTTCGGCACCGACAACGATGCGTACGCGTGCGACTACTACAAGGTCGACGGTCGGATCCCGCTGCCGCTGCGATGGGCGGCGTGGGAGTCCGTACTTCGGGGGAAGTACACTACCAAGAGTGACGTGTGGGCGTTCGCTGTCACCCTGCACGAGATATTCACCATTTGCAGACGACGCCCATACGAACACCTCACGGAAGCTGAG GTGTTGGAGAACCTTTCTCACCTCCAAGCCGACGACGGCCTCTTCGAGTGCATCGACCGCTGCCCCGGTCTGCCGCGAGACATCTACGAGCTGATGTGCGAGTGTTGGAGACGAGACGAACTGGAGAGGCCGACCTTCGCGGAGATACACCTGTTCTTGCAGAGGAAAGGCCTCGGATACGCTACCTCGTGA